A section of the Rubrobacter naiadicus genome encodes:
- a CDS encoding DUF3006 domain-containing protein, which translates to MRVQIDRFEDGGWAVLTPYPRGGITFDVPREMLPPGCSPGDVLLARFVPDEAESRKAAGEARRLMEELLGRGERDED; encoded by the coding sequence GTGCGCGTGCAGATCGACAGGTTCGAGGACGGTGGATGGGCCGTACTGACGCCCTACCCGCGGGGCGGCATAACCTTCGATGTGCCGCGGGAGATGCTTCCACCGGGGTGTTCTCCGGGGGACGTACTCCTCGCGCGGTTCGTACCGGACGAGGCGGAGAGTCGGAAGGCCGCCGGGGAGGCGCGCAGGCTCATGGAAGAGCTTCTCGGGAGAGGGGAGCGGGATGAAGATTGA
- a CDS encoding DUF1385 domain-containing protein: MRVGGQAVMEGVLMRSPNFWGVAVRTPDGEVDIKAERFRSVTGRSRLLRLPVIRGFVSLAETLWLGMRALTLSTNIALGEEQELSRKEIAGTMLFGLVLAVVLFLAVPVLGTKGIGWLLGGRIENPLVFNLVEGVLRIAIFLAYLVGITAVSRDIKRFFAYHGAEHKAIKVYERGDELVPENARDLDTSHVRCGTSFILYVLVLSILAFSLLGIQGWAAMVASRIVVIPLVAGIAFEFIMWSARHQDNPAVKVLIWPGLQLQKLTTREPTDEMVEVAMASLKKVLSMEREVRGGGVDDGTSKLVI, translated from the coding sequence ATGCGGGTCGGCGGGCAGGCGGTGATGGAGGGAGTCCTGATGCGCTCCCCCAACTTCTGGGGGGTGGCGGTCAGGACGCCCGACGGGGAGGTGGACATCAAGGCCGAGCGATTCCGTTCGGTCACCGGAAGGAGCCGCCTGCTACGCCTCCCGGTGATAAGGGGTTTCGTCTCTCTGGCCGAGACCCTGTGGCTGGGCATGCGGGCCCTCACGCTCTCCACCAACATTGCGCTCGGTGAGGAGCAGGAGCTCTCCAGGAAGGAGATAGCGGGCACGATGCTCTTCGGGCTCGTGCTCGCGGTCGTGCTCTTCCTGGCCGTTCCGGTGCTCGGCACCAAGGGTATAGGCTGGCTCCTCGGAGGGAGGATCGAGAACCCCCTGGTCTTCAACCTGGTAGAAGGGGTTTTGCGCATCGCCATCTTCTTGGCCTACCTGGTGGGGATCACGGCGGTGAGCCGCGACATCAAGCGTTTCTTCGCCTACCACGGCGCCGAGCACAAGGCGATAAAGGTCTACGAGCGAGGGGACGAGCTCGTCCCCGAGAACGCGAGGGACCTCGACACGAGCCACGTCCGCTGCGGCACGAGCTTCATCCTCTACGTGCTCGTGCTCTCGATCCTGGCTTTCTCGCTGCTCGGTATACAGGGGTGGGCCGCGATGGTCGCGAGCAGGATAGTCGTGATACCGTTGGTCGCGGGTATAGCTTTCGAGTTCATAATGTGGAGCGCCAGACACCAGGATAACCCTGCGGTCAAGGTTTTGATATGGCCTGGGCTGCAGCTGCAGAAGCTGACGACCCGTGAACCAACGGACGAGATGGTCGAGGTGGCGATGGCCTCGCTCAAGAAGGTGCTCTCCATGGAGCGGGAGGTGCGAGGCGGCGGTGTGGACGATGGTACGAGCAAGCTGGTGATCTAA
- the argS gene encoding arginine--tRNA ligase — translation MKIEERLAAAIEDAARQVYGVELEGVHVERPNDPSHGDYASNVALANARVFRRNPREVAEELCGALESDLVEEAEAAGPGFMNFRLSSDALWGEVGDLLRAGGSYGRREPSGEPVILEYVSANPTGPLTVAHGRHAAYGDSLARILTASGKKVFREYYVNDGGNQIRLLGESVAARYAALYGEEWPVSDPESLYRGEYIADIARDLSEARADELLKLSRREALEEISAFAVRWCMREIKDTLARSRVDFDGYFSERSLYDSGKIEDVLRRLRLSDHTYEKEGALWLASSNFGDDRDRVLVKSDGSYTYMAPDLVYHLDKFERGFRRAVDVLGADHAGYPPRIRAGLAALGVPGDFLDVEFVRLVKLVREGEQVKVSKRAGNFVTLEELLDEVGVDAARYFYVRSSHRTEMNFDLDLAVRQSDENPVYYVQYAHARIASIFRRAGLDPESVGEVEAGGLAPEERLLVLELLDFPRVLHSAAERREVHPIPTYLEGLATIFHRFYTVHRVLVDDEAERGRRLALCAATKNVLRSGLELLGVEAPERM, via the coding sequence ATGAAGATTGAGGAGAGGCTCGCTGCGGCCATAGAGGACGCTGCCCGCCAGGTGTACGGCGTGGAGCTCGAGGGTGTGCACGTCGAGAGACCCAACGATCCCAGCCACGGAGACTATGCCAGCAACGTGGCGCTGGCCAACGCCAGGGTCTTCCGACGCAACCCGAGGGAGGTGGCGGAGGAGCTGTGCGGTGCTCTCGAGAGTGACCTCGTCGAGGAGGCTGAGGCCGCCGGGCCCGGTTTCATGAACTTCCGGCTTTCCTCCGATGCGCTGTGGGGCGAGGTTGGGGATCTGCTGCGGGCGGGGGGCTCCTACGGCAGGAGGGAACCCTCGGGCGAGCCGGTGATACTGGAGTACGTGAGCGCGAACCCGACTGGTCCGCTGACCGTCGCTCACGGTCGGCACGCCGCCTACGGCGACTCGCTGGCGAGGATACTCACCGCCTCCGGTAAGAAGGTGTTCCGTGAGTACTACGTCAACGACGGAGGCAATCAGATACGCCTGCTGGGGGAGTCCGTCGCCGCTCGCTACGCCGCCCTCTACGGTGAGGAGTGGCCCGTCTCAGACCCCGAGTCCCTCTACCGCGGGGAGTACATCGCCGACATAGCCCGCGATCTTTCCGAAGCGCGTGCCGATGAACTGCTGAAGCTTTCGCGGAGGGAGGCGCTCGAAGAGATCAGTGCCTTCGCCGTCCGGTGGTGCATGCGGGAGATAAAGGATACCCTCGCCCGCTCCCGGGTCGACTTCGACGGGTACTTCAGCGAGAGGTCCCTCTACGACTCTGGGAAGATCGAGGATGTTCTGCGGCGGCTCAGGCTAAGCGATCACACCTACGAGAAGGAGGGGGCGTTGTGGCTCGCCTCGAGCAACTTCGGCGACGACCGTGACCGGGTGCTCGTGAAGAGCGACGGCTCCTACACCTACATGGCGCCGGACCTCGTCTACCATCTGGACAAGTTCGAGCGCGGGTTCCGGCGGGCGGTGGACGTGCTGGGCGCCGACCACGCGGGTTATCCGCCGCGCATCCGGGCCGGGCTCGCGGCGCTCGGGGTGCCCGGAGATTTCCTCGACGTGGAGTTCGTGCGGCTGGTCAAGCTGGTACGGGAAGGAGAGCAGGTCAAGGTCAGCAAACGGGCGGGCAACTTCGTGACCCTGGAGGAGTTGCTCGACGAGGTCGGGGTCGACGCCGCGCGGTACTTCTACGTGCGCTCTTCGCACCGCACGGAGATGAACTTCGACCTCGACCTCGCCGTCCGACAGTCGGACGAGAACCCGGTCTACTACGTGCAGTACGCCCACGCAAGGATCGCATCCATCTTCCGGCGGGCCGGGCTCGATCCGGAGTCGGTGGGGGAGGTCGAAGCCGGTGGGCTTGCTCCGGAGGAGAGGTTGCTGGTCCTCGAGCTGCTCGACTTCCCGCGGGTGCTGCACAGCGCCGCCGAGAGGCGGGAAGTGCACCCCATACCGACCTACCTCGAGGGGCTCGCGACCATCTTCCACCGCTTCTACACGGTTCACCGGGTGCTCGTGGACGACGAAGCCGAGCGCGGGCGACGGCTCGCGCTGTGCGCCGCCACCAAGAACGTCCTGAGGTCGGGACTCGAGCTACTCGGGGTCGAGGCTCCGGAGAGGATGTAG
- the glpX gene encoding class II fructose-bisphosphatase, with protein MMRAIEFATVTEKVALRVARLEGSGSPEEAYTLASKTFREEIDKAEVSAEVVVFREERPGKGRLLHPEVLSVGDVLGAGGPEVDIAVEPVEGLTLLTKGLSGSVTAVAVSPRGTMLRTPDMYMSKLIVGPQARGRIDIDAPVGENVRAIAEAMGREPSEITVAILDRERHEGLIEEIRRSGARIQIRPEGDLAPAIAVGLRGADLDAVIGIGGALEGILAAAAIKCLGGEMQARMWPTQRSQVEKLRECGLDDPEQKLTLDDLIRGEDVIFAATGITPGETLEGVKYFRGGARTQTVVMSTRPRMVRFIDTIHVLGPDVRLQGFRR; from the coding sequence ATGATGAGGGCCATCGAGTTTGCGACCGTGACCGAGAAGGTTGCGCTGCGAGTGGCCCGTCTCGAAGGTTCCGGTTCTCCGGAGGAGGCCTACACGCTGGCCAGCAAGACCTTCAGGGAGGAGATCGACAAGGCGGAGGTCTCCGCCGAAGTGGTCGTCTTCCGGGAGGAGAGGCCGGGCAAGGGGAGGCTGCTGCATCCGGAGGTGCTCTCCGTCGGCGACGTGCTGGGGGCCGGTGGGCCCGAAGTGGACATCGCCGTCGAGCCCGTCGAAGGGCTGACGTTGCTCACCAAAGGCCTGTCCGGGTCGGTGACTGCGGTGGCGGTCTCTCCGCGGGGCACGATGCTTCGGACGCCGGACATGTACATGAGCAAGCTCATCGTCGGTCCCCAGGCGCGGGGCCGCATAGACATAGACGCCCCGGTGGGGGAGAACGTCCGGGCCATCGCGGAGGCGATGGGCCGTGAGCCCTCGGAGATAACCGTCGCCATACTGGACCGCGAGCGGCACGAGGGGCTCATCGAGGAGATCCGACGCAGCGGGGCCAGGATCCAGATCCGCCCCGAGGGAGACCTCGCCCCGGCCATCGCCGTCGGGTTGCGGGGGGCGGATCTCGACGCGGTCATCGGGATCGGGGGGGCGCTGGAGGGTATCCTCGCCGCCGCGGCCATAAAGTGCCTCGGGGGGGAGATGCAGGCGCGGATGTGGCCCACGCAGCGCTCTCAGGTCGAGAAGCTCAGGGAGTGCGGGCTCGACGATCCCGAGCAGAAGCTCACGCTGGACGATCTCATCCGGGGGGAGGACGTGATCTTTGCAGCCACGGGTATAACGCCGGGGGAGACGCTCGAGGGCGTGAAGTACTTCCGGGGTGGGGCCAGGACGCAGACGGTGGTGATGTCCACCAGGCCCCGTATGGTAAGATTTATCGACACCATCCATGTTCTGGGACCAGACGTCCGGCTGCAGGGTTTCCGGCGCTGA
- the rpmE gene encoding 50S ribosomal protein L31: MKSGIHPAYTKTIVRCSCGNEFETRSTAEQEVLHVDVCSACHPFFTGKQRIVDSGGRVQRFQDRLARRSKK; encoded by the coding sequence ATGAAGAGTGGTATCCATCCGGCCTACACGAAGACGATCGTGAGGTGCAGCTGCGGCAACGAGTTCGAGACCCGTTCGACCGCCGAGCAGGAGGTGCTGCACGTGGACGTGTGCTCCGCCTGCCACCCCTTCTTCACCGGCAAGCAGCGCATAGTCGATTCCGGCGGGAGGGTCCAGCGCTTCCAGGATCGTCTGGCCCGGCGGAGCAAGAAGTAG
- the rho gene encoding transcription termination factor Rho — translation MADISTLERKKLSDLHQIASQLGIEKYRKYRKSELAALIYKVATEQAGNGDREETKPPEAATGEVRVETNGSAAVKEPVQDSFGEAETAVVEKPKEEKPKEPEQKQPRGGQRPEEKDEKLRQSGVLDILPDGFGFLRTRGYIQSKGDIYVSTSQIKRFNLRRGDYIVGQIRPAREGEKYPALVRIEKINDREPQKGRQRPNFDDLTPLYPMERLRLEWKPNDIAPRVIDLVAPIGKGQRGLIVSPPKAGKTTILKQIAQSIIANYPDVKVLVLLADERPEEATDWRRSVPEAEVVASTFDQPPENHIAVAELVLERVKRLVEEGDDVVVLLDSLTRLARAYNLAAPASGRILSGGVDSAALYPPKKFFGAARNIENGGSLTILASALVETGSRMEEVIYEEFKGTGNMELHLERKLANKRIYPAINIEDSGTRKEELLMEPAEAQRVWQVRNILNALDTSQKIELLIQKLKETRTNAEFLRELQRVR, via the coding sequence ATGGCCGACATATCCACTCTTGAACGCAAGAAGCTGAGCGATCTGCACCAGATAGCATCCCAGCTTGGCATCGAGAAGTACCGCAAATACCGCAAATCCGAGCTCGCGGCCCTGATCTACAAGGTTGCTACCGAGCAGGCGGGGAACGGTGACCGGGAGGAGACCAAACCGCCCGAGGCGGCTACCGGCGAGGTACGCGTCGAGACGAACGGCTCCGCCGCCGTGAAGGAGCCCGTCCAGGACTCTTTCGGCGAGGCCGAGACGGCGGTCGTGGAGAAGCCGAAGGAAGAGAAGCCGAAGGAGCCCGAGCAGAAGCAGCCGCGGGGAGGACAGCGCCCGGAGGAGAAGGACGAGAAGCTCAGGCAGAGCGGGGTCCTAGACATCCTGCCCGACGGGTTCGGGTTCCTGCGCACCCGCGGTTACATTCAGAGCAAGGGTGACATCTACGTCTCCACCTCGCAGATCAAGCGCTTCAACCTCAGGCGTGGAGACTACATAGTCGGGCAGATCCGACCGGCGCGTGAAGGGGAGAAGTACCCGGCGCTGGTGCGCATCGAGAAGATAAACGACCGTGAGCCGCAGAAGGGCCGTCAGCGGCCGAACTTCGACGACCTGACGCCGCTCTACCCCATGGAGCGACTGCGGTTGGAGTGGAAGCCCAACGACATCGCCCCGCGGGTGATAGACCTGGTCGCTCCGATCGGCAAGGGGCAGCGCGGGCTCATCGTCTCACCGCCGAAGGCGGGCAAGACCACGATCCTGAAGCAGATCGCGCAGTCCATAATCGCCAACTACCCGGACGTGAAAGTACTGGTTCTGCTCGCCGACGAGCGCCCGGAGGAGGCGACGGACTGGCGACGCAGCGTGCCCGAGGCGGAGGTCGTGGCCTCGACCTTCGACCAGCCGCCGGAGAACCACATCGCCGTGGCAGAGCTCGTCCTCGAGCGCGTCAAGCGGCTCGTGGAGGAAGGCGACGACGTGGTGGTGTTGCTCGACTCGCTCACCCGCCTCGCGCGCGCCTACAACCTGGCGGCTCCGGCGAGCGGACGTATCCTTTCCGGGGGCGTGGATTCGGCCGCGCTCTATCCGCCGAAGAAGTTCTTCGGCGCGGCGCGCAACATCGAGAACGGCGGCTCGCTCACGATCCTGGCGAGTGCCCTCGTGGAGACCGGCAGCCGCATGGAGGAGGTCATCTACGAGGAGTTCAAGGGCACCGGCAACATGGAACTCCACCTGGAGCGCAAGCTGGCGAACAAGAGGATCTACCCGGCTATCAACATCGAGGATTCCGGAACCCGCAAGGAGGAGCTCCTGATGGAGCCCGCCGAGGCGCAGAGGGTCTGGCAGGTCAGGAACATCCTCAACGCGCTGGACACCAGCCAGAAGATAGAGCTCCTCATCCAGAAGCTCAAGGAGACCCGCACCAACGCCGAGTTCCTGCGCGAGCTGCAGCGGGTGCGGTAG
- a CDS encoding 2,3-diphosphoglycerate synthetase, whose amino-acid sequence MSGRRALFLIDGEHYPPVVLEAMERVCSSLGVEPVAAVLLGGTEKIGEGADYGMPLVFGEDPEDAVREAIVRYEVDVVVDLSDEPVVGYRERMRIASRVLAAGARYVGSDFELRPPEFQPVFGKPSLAVIGTGKRIGKTAVTGYLARLLAREGFDPIVVSMGRGGPPRPEVIDGKRMEIGSDYLLEALRRGAHAASDCYETAALSRVTTVGCRRCGGGLAGAPFVSNVIEGARVAAGLEGGLILFDGSGAALPPVEVGARVLVAGANQDPEYVTGFLGAYRLLVSEVLLITMAEEPLASPERVQRLRQEVRRVKPEIEVVPVVFRPRPAMDVRGVRLVYVSTAPRKMLGRLAGFLEENYGCRVVAATGNLSNRRALERDLEDVRGAEAYLTEIKAAAVDVVVRRGLEEGVPVYYCDNEPVAEGLDRVLLDAAGRALRRFTGKKSG is encoded by the coding sequence TTGAGCGGGAGGCGGGCGCTCTTCCTCATAGACGGGGAACACTACCCTCCGGTCGTGCTGGAGGCGATGGAGAGGGTGTGCTCCTCCCTCGGCGTGGAACCGGTCGCGGCGGTCTTGCTCGGGGGGACGGAGAAGATCGGGGAGGGAGCCGACTACGGGATGCCGCTCGTCTTCGGGGAGGATCCGGAAGACGCCGTCAGGGAGGCGATCGTACGTTACGAAGTGGACGTCGTCGTCGATCTCTCCGATGAGCCGGTGGTCGGTTACAGGGAACGGATGAGGATAGCCTCGAGGGTGCTCGCTGCGGGCGCGCGCTACGTGGGCAGTGACTTCGAGCTTCGCCCGCCGGAGTTTCAGCCCGTCTTTGGGAAGCCTTCGCTGGCGGTCATCGGCACCGGGAAAAGGATCGGGAAGACCGCGGTGACGGGGTATCTCGCCCGGCTTCTGGCGCGGGAGGGGTTCGATCCGATCGTCGTCTCCATGGGACGCGGGGGGCCCCCGCGCCCGGAGGTGATAGATGGGAAGAGGATGGAGATCGGCAGCGACTATCTTCTCGAGGCGCTGCGGCGGGGGGCGCATGCGGCGAGCGATTGCTACGAGACCGCCGCGCTCAGCCGGGTGACGACGGTGGGATGCCGGCGCTGCGGCGGCGGGCTCGCCGGGGCACCTTTCGTCTCCAACGTGATCGAGGGGGCGAGGGTAGCCGCCGGGCTCGAGGGGGGCCTCATCCTCTTCGATGGCTCGGGGGCCGCTTTGCCGCCCGTGGAGGTGGGAGCGCGGGTGCTCGTCGCCGGAGCGAACCAGGACCCCGAATACGTGACCGGGTTCCTCGGCGCCTACCGGTTGCTCGTCTCCGAGGTGTTGCTGATCACGATGGCCGAGGAGCCGCTGGCCTCACCCGAGAGGGTGCAGCGGCTCAGGCAGGAGGTTCGGAGGGTGAAGCCGGAGATCGAGGTCGTCCCCGTGGTCTTCCGCCCGCGTCCCGCCATGGACGTGCGTGGGGTGCGGCTGGTCTACGTCTCGACGGCGCCGCGGAAAATGCTCGGCCGGCTCGCTGGGTTCCTCGAGGAGAACTACGGCTGCAGGGTCGTCGCTGCCACCGGGAACCTCTCCAACCGGCGGGCGCTCGAGCGAGACCTCGAAGACGTCCGCGGGGCGGAGGCCTACCTCACCGAGATCAAAGCCGCCGCGGTGGACGTGGTGGTGCGGCGAGGGCTGGAGGAGGGGGTGCCGGTCTACTACTGCGACAACGAACCGGTGGCGGAGGGGCTGGATCGCGTTCTGCTCGATGCCGCCGGGCGGGCTCTCCGGCGTTTCACCGGGAAGAAAAGTGGCTGA
- a CDS encoding sugar porter family MFS transporter has product MSEGSSARRRFVYVASGISALGGLLFGYDTGVISGALLFLKKDLGIQHDAFMQGLVTSAILIGAMIGALVCGSLADRLGRRRLTLLAGVVFGIGAIGAAASPDVAVLVLFRIVLGIGVGLASVIVPMYIAEISPAEVRGRLTSLNQLMITLGILVAYIVDYLLAPYAAWRWMFGLAVIPAAALFVGMYFMPETPRWLVGHGRLDVARQVLGRTRGEERIEEEIEGIQEAERRAREQAGWGELVKAWIRPALIVGLGLAILQQFVGINTIIYYAPTTLTKLGLGDSASILAQVGIGVVNVLFTFVAIRTLDTIGRKRLLLAGSVGMTASLAVLGFLTLAVGIKGGAIGIITIICLAVYIASFAATWGPTVWVMLPEIYPLRVRGPAEGLATWGNWASNFLVSLTFPSMLAGLGQGFSMLLFAGMGVVSFLFVLALVPETRGKTLEEIEEELNVEVDKAG; this is encoded by the coding sequence ATGTCGGAAGGTTCTTCGGCCCGACGACGTTTCGTCTACGTGGCGTCGGGCATAAGTGCGCTTGGTGGGCTTCTCTTCGGGTATGACACCGGGGTCATCTCCGGGGCACTCCTCTTTCTGAAGAAAGACCTCGGGATCCAGCATGATGCCTTCATGCAGGGCTTGGTGACGAGCGCGATCCTGATCGGGGCCATGATCGGGGCGCTGGTGTGCGGGTCTCTCGCCGACCGGCTCGGGCGCAGGAGGCTCACGCTCCTGGCGGGGGTCGTCTTCGGGATCGGGGCGATAGGGGCCGCTGCGTCGCCAGATGTCGCCGTTCTGGTCCTCTTCAGGATCGTGCTCGGCATCGGGGTCGGACTCGCCTCGGTGATAGTGCCGATGTACATCGCGGAGATCTCGCCGGCCGAGGTACGCGGCCGGCTCACCTCGCTCAACCAGCTCATGATCACGTTGGGAATCCTGGTCGCATACATAGTCGATTACCTGCTCGCCCCCTACGCGGCCTGGCGCTGGATGTTCGGGCTCGCCGTGATACCCGCGGCGGCGCTCTTCGTCGGGATGTACTTCATGCCGGAGACCCCGCGCTGGCTGGTCGGCCACGGACGGCTCGACGTGGCGCGGCAGGTGCTGGGGCGCACCCGGGGGGAGGAGAGGATCGAGGAGGAGATAGAGGGGATCCAGGAGGCCGAGCGGCGGGCCAGGGAACAGGCCGGCTGGGGAGAGCTGGTCAAAGCCTGGATCCGGCCGGCGCTCATCGTCGGGCTCGGGCTCGCGATCCTGCAGCAGTTCGTCGGGATCAACACCATCATCTACTACGCGCCGACCACCCTGACCAAGCTCGGCCTCGGAGATTCGGCCTCCATCCTCGCGCAGGTCGGTATAGGGGTCGTCAACGTGCTCTTCACCTTCGTCGCGATAAGGACGCTCGACACCATAGGACGCAAGCGGCTGCTTCTCGCCGGGAGCGTCGGGATGACCGCCAGCCTGGCGGTGCTCGGTTTCCTCACGCTCGCGGTCGGGATAAAGGGCGGGGCCATCGGGATCATCACGATAATCTGCCTCGCCGTCTACATAGCCTCCTTCGCGGCCACCTGGGGCCCGACGGTCTGGGTGATGCTCCCGGAGATCTATCCTCTGCGGGTGCGCGGGCCCGCGGAGGGGCTCGCGACCTGGGGGAACTGGGCCTCCAACTTCCTGGTCTCGCTCACCTTCCCGAGCATGCTCGCCGGGCTCGGCCAGGGCTTCTCGATGCTGTTGTTCGCCGGGATGGGGGTGGTCTCGTTCCTCTTCGTGCTCGCGCTCGTTCCCGAGACGAGGGGGAAGACGCTCGAGGAGATAGAAGAGGAACTCAACGTCGAGGTCGATAAGGCGGGTTGA
- the prfA gene encoding peptide chain release factor 1, with amino-acid sequence MDEQVVKLAEETLGRFRALTQELSDPALYSDQRRYAEVAKEHARLKRGAELCEAMLGAIKESREARELVESSENAEEREFFASEAAAAEERAEALAEEVRAELIVRDPNDDKDVILEIRAGAGGDEAALFAGELYEMYTRYADRLGFSHRVLSSSPAEIGGYKEITLEISGDRAYSIFKHEGGTHRVQRVPKTESQGRIHTSTATVAVLPEAEEVEVEINPNDLEIDVYRSSGPGGQSVNTTDSAVRITHKPTGLVVTCQNEKSQLQNKEQAMRILRSRLLERELREQRERQGAMRLAQVGTGDRSAKVRTYNFPQGRVTDHRVNLTTHNLEAVLDGELEEFTHALAAKERAERLAEEAAGARS; translated from the coding sequence TTGGACGAGCAGGTCGTAAAGCTGGCGGAGGAGACGCTGGGCAGGTTCCGGGCGCTCACGCAGGAGCTGTCCGACCCCGCGCTGTACTCGGATCAACGCAGGTACGCGGAGGTGGCCAAGGAGCACGCGCGTCTGAAGCGTGGAGCCGAGCTCTGTGAGGCGATGCTCGGGGCCATAAAGGAGAGCCGGGAGGCCAGAGAGCTGGTCGAGTCTTCGGAGAACGCCGAGGAGAGGGAGTTTTTCGCCTCGGAGGCCGCTGCGGCGGAGGAGAGGGCCGAGGCGCTCGCGGAGGAGGTGCGCGCCGAACTCATAGTGCGCGATCCGAACGACGACAAGGACGTCATCCTCGAGATACGCGCCGGGGCCGGGGGAGACGAGGCCGCTCTGTTCGCCGGCGAGCTCTACGAGATGTACACCAGGTATGCCGACCGACTCGGCTTCAGCCATCGCGTCCTCTCTTCGAGCCCGGCGGAGATCGGTGGCTACAAGGAGATCACGCTGGAGATCAGCGGCGACCGGGCGTACTCCATCTTCAAGCACGAGGGAGGTACCCACCGGGTCCAGCGCGTTCCGAAGACCGAGAGCCAGGGGCGCATCCACACCTCCACGGCGACCGTCGCCGTCCTCCCGGAGGCCGAGGAGGTCGAGGTGGAGATAAACCCGAACGACCTCGAGATAGACGTCTACCGCTCCTCCGGACCCGGTGGCCAGAGCGTGAACACCACCGACTCGGCGGTCAGGATCACGCACAAGCCGACCGGCCTCGTCGTGACCTGCCAGAACGAGAAGAGCCAGCTTCAGAACAAGGAGCAGGCGATGAGGATCCTGCGCTCGCGCCTGCTCGAGCGTGAGCTGCGCGAGCAGCGCGAGCGGCAGGGAGCGATGCGGCTCGCTCAGGTCGGGACCGGCGACCGCTCGGCGAAGGTCCGGACCTACAACTTCCCCCAGGGACGGGTTACGGATCACCGGGTCAACCTCACCACCCACAACCTCGAGGCCGTGCTCGACGGTGAACTCGAAGAATTCACCCACGCCCTCGCCGCGAAGGAAAGAGCCGAACGGCTGGCCGAGGAGGCGGCCGGGGCCAGAAGCTGA
- a CDS encoding metallophosphoesterase family protein → MSASKRMVICQVSDIHCGSPHFVPDLLERTILEVNEMDPTAVVISGDLTDAGYRQEFETAADYLRRFRCERVMVIPGNHDSRNVGYVHFERLFGERYSVLDFDEAVMVGVDSSEPDLNDGRVGREHYEFIRDSFAGAGDRLKIFVIHHHLVPIPGTGRERNIIFDAGDILELLVEVGVDLVLSGHKHVPYSWKLEDMFIVNAGTASTTRLRGNTRPCYNVVEIEDRRVRVFRKYPFKERELAVDFNPRTHAYYRREEKIDSGVALSGER, encoded by the coding sequence ATGAGCGCGAGCAAGCGGATGGTCATCTGTCAGGTGAGCGACATCCACTGCGGGAGCCCGCACTTCGTTCCCGACCTTCTGGAGCGCACCATCCTGGAGGTCAACGAGATGGACCCGACGGCCGTGGTGATCTCCGGAGATCTCACCGACGCCGGGTACCGGCAGGAGTTCGAGACCGCCGCGGACTACTTGCGTCGCTTCCGGTGTGAGAGGGTGATGGTCATCCCTGGTAACCACGACTCGCGCAACGTAGGCTACGTACACTTCGAGCGTCTCTTCGGGGAGCGGTATTCGGTCCTGGATTTCGACGAGGCGGTGATGGTCGGGGTGGACTCCTCGGAGCCGGATCTGAACGACGGCCGGGTTGGACGCGAGCACTACGAGTTCATCCGCGACTCCTTCGCCGGGGCTGGCGACAGGTTGAAGATCTTCGTGATCCACCACCATCTCGTGCCCATCCCCGGTACTGGACGGGAACGCAACATCATCTTCGACGCGGGTGACATCCTGGAGCTCTTGGTGGAGGTGGGCGTGGACCTCGTGCTCTCCGGGCACAAGCACGTTCCTTATTCCTGGAAGCTCGAGGATATGTTCATCGTCAACGCGGGCACCGCGTCGACCACCCGGCTGCGGGGTAACACCCGTCCCTGCTACAACGTGGTCGAGATAGAGGACCGCCGGGTGCGGGTTTTCAGGAAGTATCCGTTCAAGGAACGCGAACTCGCGGTGGACTTCAACCCCAGGACGCACGCCTACTACCGCCGGGAGGAGAAGATAGACTCGGGGGTCGCGCTCTCCGGCGAGCGGTAG